One Saccharopolyspora erythraea NRRL 2338 genomic region harbors:
- a CDS encoding TrmH family RNA methyltransferase, translating into MTSEVSPKDRFVTVYGRKPVLAALSDYDLRVDKVIIAEGLGGAVISEIKEAAADRAVRVQRASAHRVKVLAGNGRHDQGVLADVVARKMRPLADALEDPATAPRNVLLLDGLTTPANVGMILRTATAAGIDGIVVPHRGVASLDPLVIKASAGVAFHAPVLRAQTAGHAAELLTEAGYPLYALEAGAQESIYEADFGSRAVFVLGSETAGLSEDVQTRIAQSVAIPMRGGVESLNVASAAAVLCFELLRRTGK; encoded by the coding sequence GTGACCAGCGAAGTGTCCCCCAAAGATCGATTCGTCACCGTCTACGGCCGGAAGCCGGTGCTGGCAGCGCTGAGCGACTACGACCTGCGCGTGGACAAGGTGATCATCGCGGAGGGCCTTGGCGGAGCGGTCATCAGCGAGATCAAGGAGGCCGCCGCAGACCGCGCGGTCCGCGTGCAACGCGCGAGCGCGCACCGGGTGAAGGTGCTCGCCGGCAACGGCAGGCACGACCAGGGCGTGCTCGCCGACGTCGTCGCCCGAAAGATGCGCCCGCTCGCCGACGCCCTCGAGGACCCGGCGACCGCGCCGCGCAACGTCCTACTCCTCGACGGCCTCACCACCCCGGCCAACGTCGGGATGATCCTGCGGACCGCCACCGCGGCCGGCATCGACGGCATCGTCGTCCCCCACCGCGGAGTCGCGAGCCTGGACCCCCTGGTCATCAAGGCCTCCGCCGGAGTCGCCTTCCACGCCCCAGTGCTGCGCGCCCAGACAGCCGGCCATGCCGCGGAGCTGCTGACCGAGGCGGGCTACCCGCTCTACGCCCTGGAAGCCGGCGCTCAGGAATCCATCTACGAAGCCGACTTCGGTTCCCGCGCGGTGTTCGTACTGGGCAGCGAAACAGCCGGCCTCTCGGAGGACGTGCAGACCCGCATCGCCCAGTCCGTGGCCATCCCCATGCGCGGCGGAGTCGAATCCCTCAACGTCGCAAGCGCAGCCGCCGTGCTCTGCTTCGAACTCCTCCGCCGCACCGGCAAATAG
- a CDS encoding DUF6912 family protein: protein MRVYLPATLRMLRQLVEDKQLQPLSGTAFALTPALRESYASGDTEELEYAAMREASRASLRLIASEQSEGEKTESRRVVVSADVEDVTLRPDLDHAVVRLSGPVPWKKVAAVHVDSADAEEAVRNAVEVIDAADLGDPDADFTLGEAEDHELAWYAPQEVPFLLELM from the coding sequence ATGAGGGTTTATCTGCCCGCCACGCTGCGGATGTTGCGGCAACTGGTCGAGGACAAGCAACTCCAGCCGCTCAGCGGGACGGCGTTCGCGCTGACGCCCGCGTTGCGCGAGTCCTACGCGAGCGGCGACACGGAGGAGCTGGAGTACGCGGCGATGCGCGAGGCGTCGCGAGCGTCGCTGCGGCTCATCGCGAGTGAGCAGAGCGAAGGTGAGAAGACGGAGTCACGCCGCGTGGTGGTCTCCGCCGACGTGGAGGACGTGACGCTGCGACCGGACCTGGACCACGCTGTGGTGCGCCTGTCCGGCCCGGTGCCGTGGAAGAAGGTCGCCGCGGTGCACGTCGACTCGGCGGATGCCGAGGAGGCGGTGCGCAACGCGGTCGAGGTGATCGACGCGGCCGACCTCGGCGACCCGGACGCGGACTTCACGCTCGGGGAGGCCGAGGACCACGAGCTCGCCTGGTACGCGCCGCAGGAGGTGCCCTTCCTGCTGGAGCTGATGTGA
- the rsgA gene encoding ribosome small subunit-dependent GTPase A: MARRGWRELDESDVRVRPGRRGSRPRSKRRPDHADAEEAMVVAVDRGRWTCALDGDPKRLVVAMRARELGRTPVVVGDLVGLVGDTSGKPDTLARIVRVSDRGSVLRRTADDTDPYERIVVANAEQLIIVCSLADPPPRPGFIDRCLVAAYAGGLTPVLCLTKSDLASPDEWIEAYSSLELPVIVTRMDAEPTELRDRLEQRVSALVGHSGVGKSTLVNRLVPDADRATGEVSGVGKGRHTSTSAVALPLPGEGWVVDTPGIRSFGLAHVTPDDVIAVFEGFAEAAEECPPNCGHLGGSDDPDCHLDDFAEGSGNKEQLASLRRLLRSRAGLDES; this comes from the coding sequence ATGGCCCGGCGCGGCTGGCGGGAGCTCGACGAGTCCGACGTCCGGGTGCGCCCCGGACGCCGGGGCAGCCGGCCGCGCAGCAAGCGGCGTCCGGACCACGCCGACGCCGAGGAGGCGATGGTCGTCGCCGTCGACCGGGGCCGCTGGACGTGCGCGCTGGACGGTGACCCGAAGCGCCTGGTGGTGGCGATGCGGGCCCGCGAGCTCGGCCGCACGCCGGTGGTCGTCGGCGACCTGGTCGGCCTGGTCGGCGACACCTCCGGCAAACCCGACACGCTCGCCCGCATCGTCCGGGTCAGCGACCGCGGCAGCGTCCTGCGCCGCACCGCCGACGACACCGACCCCTACGAGCGGATCGTGGTCGCCAACGCCGAGCAGTTGATCATCGTCTGCTCGCTGGCCGACCCGCCGCCGCGCCCGGGCTTCATCGACCGCTGCCTCGTCGCCGCCTACGCGGGCGGACTCACCCCGGTGCTGTGCCTAACCAAGTCCGACCTCGCATCGCCCGACGAGTGGATCGAGGCGTACTCGTCGCTGGAGCTGCCCGTCATCGTCACCCGGATGGACGCCGAACCCACCGAGCTGCGCGACCGGCTGGAGCAGCGGGTCTCGGCGCTGGTCGGCCACTCCGGCGTCGGCAAGTCCACTTTGGTCAATCGGCTGGTGCCCGACGCCGACCGCGCCACCGGTGAGGTCAGCGGAGTCGGCAAGGGCAGGCACACCTCGACATCGGCGGTGGCGCTACCACTTCCGGGCGAAGGTTGGGTGGTCGACACCCCCGGCATCCGCTCGTTCGGACTCGCCCACGTCACACCCGACGACGTGATCGCGGTGTTCGAGGGTTTCGCCGAGGCGGCCGAGGAATGCCCGCCGAACTGCGGACATCTGGGCGGGTCCGACGATCCCGACTGCCACCTCGACGACTTCGCCGAGGGCAGCGGGAACAAGGAACAGCTGGCGTCGCTGCGCAGATTGCTGCGCTCCCGCGCCGGTCTGGACGAATCCTGA
- a CDS encoding WS/DGAT/MGAT family O-acyltransferase, with product MPDRLSALDASFLYLEDYTTPMHVGGVAVFRRPRTGFDYDGVLAMIERRLALVPRYRQRVMQVPGKLARPVWVDDQDFDITYHVRRSALPKPGTDDQLHDLAARLMSRKLDHARPLWEIYLVEGLSKNRVAVITKTHQAMVDGIGAIDIGQVILDVSRTPEVPEREELWMPQPQPTRSQLVLEAVTDAVQSPGEVVENVRAAMVDATATVQKVASTLGGFASALRAAVVPAPVGPLNGPTSRHRRFAVARTRLEDLRRVRRAHGGTVNDVVLAVVTGALRNWLLSRGEVVSSSTTLRAMVPMSVRADDAAAKETYPDTSSLPIGSVGNRVSAYLVDLPVGEANPIVRLHHISHATRAHAESGQSVTAGALVKLSGFAPPTLHALGARVANGFSDRLFNVLVTNVPGPQVPLYTAGAKMMEMFPVVPLAKNQSLSIGVTSYDGGVYFGLNADRDAMSDVDVLAAMIGEAVDEMIGTVDA from the coding sequence ATGCCGGATCGCCTCTCCGCCCTCGACGCGTCCTTCCTCTACCTCGAGGACTACACGACGCCGATGCACGTCGGCGGGGTGGCTGTGTTCCGGCGACCGCGCACGGGCTTCGACTACGACGGCGTGCTGGCCATGATCGAACGCCGGCTCGCGCTGGTCCCCCGCTACCGCCAGCGCGTCATGCAGGTGCCGGGCAAGCTGGCCCGCCCGGTGTGGGTGGACGACCAGGACTTCGACATCACCTACCACGTGCGGCGCTCCGCGCTGCCGAAACCGGGTACCGACGACCAGCTGCACGACCTGGCCGCGCGCCTGATGTCGCGCAAGCTCGACCACGCGCGCCCGCTCTGGGAGATCTACCTCGTCGAGGGCCTGTCGAAGAACCGGGTCGCGGTGATCACCAAGACCCACCAGGCGATGGTCGACGGCATCGGCGCGATCGACATCGGGCAGGTGATCCTCGACGTCTCGCGGACCCCGGAGGTGCCGGAGCGCGAGGAGCTGTGGATGCCGCAACCGCAGCCGACCCGCTCGCAGCTCGTGCTGGAAGCGGTCACCGACGCCGTGCAGAGCCCCGGCGAGGTGGTCGAGAACGTGCGGGCCGCCATGGTCGACGCGACGGCGACGGTGCAGAAGGTCGCGAGCACGCTCGGCGGCTTCGCGTCGGCGCTGCGGGCCGCGGTGGTGCCCGCGCCGGTGGGCCCGCTGAACGGGCCGACTTCGCGGCACCGCCGCTTCGCGGTCGCGCGCACCCGGCTCGAAGACCTCCGCCGCGTCCGCCGGGCGCACGGCGGCACCGTCAACGACGTGGTGCTGGCGGTCGTGACGGGCGCCCTGCGCAACTGGCTGCTGTCGCGTGGCGAGGTCGTGTCCTCCTCGACGACGCTGCGGGCGATGGTGCCGATGTCGGTGCGGGCGGACGACGCGGCGGCGAAGGAGACCTACCCCGACACCAGCAGTCTCCCGATCGGCTCGGTGGGCAACCGGGTGTCGGCGTACCTGGTGGACCTGCCGGTCGGCGAGGCGAACCCGATCGTGCGGCTGCACCACATCAGCCACGCGACGCGCGCGCACGCCGAGTCCGGGCAGTCGGTCACGGCCGGCGCGCTGGTGAAGCTGTCGGGCTTCGCGCCTCCGACGCTGCACGCGCTGGGCGCCCGGGTCGCCAACGGCTTCTCGGACCGGCTGTTCAACGTGCTGGTCACGAACGTTCCCGGTCCGCAGGTGCCGCTGTACACCGCGGGGGCGAAGATGATGGAGATGTTCCCGGTGGTCCCGCTGGCCAAGAACCAGTCGCTGTCGATCGGCGTGACCTCCTACGACGGCGGGGTGTACTTCGGCCTCAACGCGGACCGGGACGCGATGTCCGACGTGGACGTGCTGGCGGCGATGATCGGGGAAGCAGTGGACGAGATGATCGGGACGGTCGACGCATGA